Genomic DNA from Candidatus Margulisiibacteriota bacterium:
AAATTTCGTCAAAATGCTTCCATTATACTTATTTGTATAACAAAAGTCAATGTTTGTTATTCGGGCTTTCTCTATTTTGAGTTCTTTTGCAACTTTCACTGAAGCTTTTAAAGCCATAGGAACACCTGTAATATGATGATGACTGTCGAAATGTGTGGGAACAATCCCGCTGTCAAACATTTTCTCCAATTGAGCTTTTAATTCAATGTAGGCCTGTTTGTAAATTTCTTTTCCAACTAACAAATTCTTGCGTTGGATTGCATTTGTTTTGAATAAACCATTTTCACCCAATAATTCAGGAATTAAGTTTGGCGAGCTTACCGGCTTCCCCTCAGTGAGATTGAAATGAATTCCTACACCCAGTGTTTGATTTTCTTTAGCTTTTTTAACTGCATAGTCAAATCCCGGCATATTAACCATTAAGGTTGTGCTGGTCATAATTCCATTCAGATGCGTTTCTAAAATGGCATCCGTAATGGATTCATTCATGCCGAAATCATCAGCATTAGTAATTAATTGAATTTCGTTCATTCAATTCTATAAATTTCAATTATTGTTTTAACAATTCTCGAAGCAGTTTTCCCATCCCACAATTCAGGAATACCTCCTTTTTTCCAATTACCAGCAAACAGTTTTGCCATAGCTTGTTTAATAGATTTAGGGTTAGTCCCAATCAATTCGTTAGTGCCAATAGTAATAGTTTCTGGTCTTTCGGTATTGTCGCGTATGGTTAGACAAGGAACACCCATTACGGTGGTTTCTTCAGTAATTCCACCAGAGTCAGTTATTACGGCAAGTGCTCTTTCTACAAGGTAGTTGAATTCTAAATAACTGAGAGGCTCTATTAGGTGAAGAGAGGGAGGGATGGTGCAACTAGTCTTATAGGCGAGAGAGTGATTGGTCGATTTGGGAAGTTCCGGATATAGCGACTTTATTATTTTAGAAGTGCGGGGATGGACAGGGAAGATGATTGGGAGGTTATTTGATGAAAGTATAATTTCATCCAGTAGTTCTTTAAATTTAATTTCTTCATCTACATTTGCTGGGCGGTGCAGAGTCACTACAATGTATTGGCCTTTAATAAGGTTTATTTCGTTCCAAATCGGCGGTTTTTGAAAGTGTGGACGATGTTTCATGAGCGTGTCTATCATGGTATTGCCCACTCTAAAAATATGGTATTTTGGCACGCCTGCTTTTAACAAGTTTTCATCTGCGATGTCTGTTGTAGTGAAAAAGTAATTGGTGATGCTGTCGGTAACCATACGGTTGATTTCCTCTGGCATACTCCAATCGCCTGAGCGGATACCCCCTTCCACATGCGCCACTTTTACGTGCAACTTTTGAGCTGCAATAGCACAAGCCATAGTGGAGGTTACATCGCCTACCACCAGACATAAATCTGGTTTTTCTTCCAGCAGCAATTTTTCGTAGCCTATCATTATTGTAGCAGTTTGTTCGGCTTGTGTACCACCACCGGCACCCAAGTTTACATCGGGAACAGGAATGCCTAGTTGTTCAAAAAAGTTGCCGCTCATGTTGTAGTCGTAATGCTGTCCTGTATGTACTAGACGAAAAGAAATATTTTGACCTTCTTTTTGTACCTCTTTTATTGCATCAATTATTGGCGCAATTTTCATAAAGTTAGGCCGTGCACCGGCTATTAAATCTATTACCATTTAATTTAATTTAACTTAATTTAACGTAATTTAATTAACTATGCTATTAATAATTGCTGTTTGCGCCTCCCAAATATACTTTTCTTTCACAACTATGGCTTTTTGTTTAAAATCTTTGTAATGTTTTTCCAATTCTGAAATACCATTTACAATATCATCAATATTTCTTCCATCGGTTTTCAAAACGATTCCTGCTTTGGTTTCTTCAATTATTCGTTTCATGGGAGGATTATTTCCTACAATTACAGGGACGCCTCTGTTCAATGCCTGGTAAAAACGGTTGGGCTCACAATAAATGTTGTTTTCGCAGGTATGTCCATAAAGAATAATACTTGCCCATGCATTGTCTATATATTTAGTTAATTCCAATTGTTTAATATAACCTGCTATGTAAACGACATCCTGAAAATCATTTTTTATTTGCTCTACAAATTCATTTGCGACAGGCCCAACAATTATTGCTTTATATTTTCCGTATTTCTTTATTGCACAAAGAACCTCTAAGGGATATCTTGTCTTATGCCCACCACCTTGCATTAAAATGTATTGAGAATTGCCAATAAAATTTTTTGCTTTTTCAGGCAGGTTATTTACTGGTAAATCAAGAAAAACTTTATCCGGAAAGTTGTTCAGAATATAGTATTTTGATTTATTTTTTACCAATCCTGTTTCAATCATATAGTATAGACGATCAGAATTGGCAACGATGAGTTTATATGATTTGGATTCAATTCTATGGTATAATTTAATCATTTTTTTGTTTTTCGTTAAAAAAAGAGGAAGTTCATGTAGGTCGAAAATGTATTTACCTCTTGTAGGTTTAAATAAAATGTTTAATGCCATATATTCTTCATGCACCCATACATAATCAAAACTTTTGAATAAGGTATCAAAAAATACCCTCAGCCAAAATTCAAACATTTTAAGCGGGAGCAGTTTAGCCGAAGGGAAAATCTTCCTTGTTATTAGTGAGTAAACTTTATAAGGTGCACCATATTGTGTAACCCCTTTCTCTGATTTATTGCTGGTATAATTTGCCAAAATTGAAACGTTATATCCCAGCGTTTTTAAAGAAATGGCTTCTTTTCGTATCCTGTCATCATATTCAAGACCACTGGTGCGCACCAGCATGAGTATTTTCTTCATCGACTGTTAAATAAATAATAATGGTCAGTAATTAAGCACCTGACAAAATTTTTAAGATATCGAATGGCTGGTGCCTTAGAGGATTCAGAAGCACGCTGGCCACTTGGGCCTTGAAAGCATTACTGTGCTTTTTTCTCATCGTTAACATAATCAGAAAATTTAACCGGTGGTCTGATTTTGAAGTAGTATAATAATACACACTAATCGAAG
This window encodes:
- a CDS encoding ChbG/HpnK family deacetylase; this translates as MNEIQLITNADDFGMNESITDAILETHLNGIMTSTTLMVNMPGFDYAVKKAKENQTLGVGIHFNLTEGKPVSSPNLIPELLGENGLFKTNAIQRKNLLVGKEIYKQAYIELKAQLEKMFDSGIVPTHFDSHHHITGVPMALKASVKVAKELKIEKARITNIDFCYTNKYNGSILTKFKREVLNTPKALVHKWNKSKLRSNGFKTPDTKLLPTRVLPLQHDEVEQFIQALSILKPGVTEISLHPGYMNSNPHDSVNTASLRIRDFNVATSKKVEDYLSENQIKLISFKDLR
- the wecB gene encoding UDP-N-acetylglucosamine 2-epimerase (non-hydrolyzing) → MVIDLIAGARPNFMKIAPIIDAIKEVQKEGQNISFRLVHTGQHYDYNMSGNFFEQLGIPVPDVNLGAGGGTQAEQTATIMIGYEKLLLEEKPDLCLVVGDVTSTMACAIAAQKLHVKVAHVEGGIRSGDWSMPEEINRMVTDSITNYFFTTTDIADENLLKAGVPKYHIFRVGNTMIDTLMKHRPHFQKPPIWNEINLIKGQYIVVTLHRPANVDEEIKFKELLDEIILSSNNLPIIFPVHPRTSKIIKSLYPELPKSTNHSLAYKTSCTIPPSLHLIEPLSYLEFNYLVERALAVITDSGGITEETTVMGVPCLTIRDNTERPETITIGTNELIGTNPKSIKQAMAKLFAGNWKKGGIPELWDGKTASRIVKTIIEIYRIE
- a CDS encoding glycosyltransferase; amino-acid sequence: MKKILMLVRTSGLEYDDRIRKEAISLKTLGYNVSILANYTSNKSEKGVTQYGAPYKVYSLITRKIFPSAKLLPLKMFEFWLRVFFDTLFKSFDYVWVHEEYMALNILFKPTRGKYIFDLHELPLFLTKNKKMIKLYHRIESKSYKLIVANSDRLYYMIETGLVKNKSKYYILNNFPDKVFLDLPVNNLPEKAKNFIGNSQYILMQGGGHKTRYPLEVLCAIKKYGKYKAIIVGPVANEFVEQIKNDFQDVVYIAGYIKQLELTKYIDNAWASIILYGHTCENNIYCEPNRFYQALNRGVPVIVGNNPPMKRIIEETKAGIVLKTDGRNIDDIVNGISELEKHYKDFKQKAIVVKEKYIWEAQTAIINSIVN